A genome region from Chryseobacterium sp. G0186 includes the following:
- a CDS encoding ATP-binding protein has product MSNINTHNIKAKSHILSLLGDELIGSDSLAIFELVKNAYDADAQEVIIEFIDLNQNSQQIIIEDDGHGMTNQVIQDVWLTIGTDFKRGKNRKESKKFKRVSFGNKGVGRLAVHKLAKKITLETQAEGEMFSNRLTIDWVQLIASKEYIQDLEVNVETVADQLFNKGKGTRIILDKLTTKYWTKKALKDLVRKIDNIKNPFSPNPHFKIIIKSNDHHQEWINEVTDSNEILKDSLYQFNFEIMPSNNNLKDFAKFSWKYTFNPPIQTKIAKNAIENTNTQFHIGELYKDIEGEKKYNRFLRNKDLSKIGVIKGKFYVFNQSSVLLKMNFGGQINAVKQFIKDNSGVKIFRDNIRVYNYGEQYDDWLGLDLDKIQRTGDHFGKKVTVGAIELNLKSSNDGLIEKTNREGFIDNTQFNKFQLLIKEVFNVFEREASIDKDSIEAYLEQTRPIKKVGFGETIKELEDKIKDKNLEKELKPLLIRVDKDYTEMRDIMVNSGMTGLNLGVAFHEVDREIRFINADLNSKNVDIEEVKDKVRNLIQILESLSPILRQNKSTLSSAKKVIEIAKKRNNNRFSFHNIIFSSPVLTDENDDFKFKVPTNLLISAISNLIDNAIYWTRTQFDLCQNSDEQYKPAIYIGTDLHTFEGPCIIIADNGLGFTSEPEYLTQPFKTKKEGGMGLGLYFADLVMNMIGGKLLFPDNSDLDIPQIYNGACIALVFPK; this is encoded by the coding sequence ATGAGTAACATTAATACACATAATATAAAAGCTAAAAGTCATATTTTAAGTCTTTTAGGAGATGAATTAATTGGTAGTGATAGTCTTGCCATATTTGAATTAGTTAAAAACGCGTATGATGCTGATGCTCAAGAAGTAATTATTGAATTTATTGACTTAAATCAAAATTCACAACAAATAATTATTGAAGATGATGGGCATGGAATGACTAATCAAGTGATACAAGATGTTTGGTTAACTATTGGAACCGATTTTAAAAGAGGCAAAAATAGAAAAGAAAGTAAAAAATTTAAGCGAGTTTCTTTTGGTAATAAAGGTGTAGGGAGATTGGCTGTACATAAATTAGCTAAAAAAATTACACTAGAAACACAAGCCGAGGGAGAAATGTTTTCTAACAGACTTACAATAGATTGGGTACAGCTAATTGCATCTAAAGAATATATACAAGATTTAGAGGTCAATGTAGAAACTGTGGCAGATCAGTTATTTAATAAAGGCAAAGGAACCCGGATTATTTTAGATAAACTCACCACTAAATATTGGACGAAAAAAGCTTTAAAAGATTTAGTTAGAAAAATTGATAATATTAAAAATCCTTTTTCACCAAATCCTCATTTCAAAATCATAATCAAATCGAACGATCATCATCAAGAATGGATTAATGAAGTTACAGATAGTAATGAGATTCTTAAAGATAGTCTCTATCAGTTCAATTTTGAAATTATGCCAAGTAATAATAATTTAAAGGATTTTGCCAAATTTTCGTGGAAATATACATTTAACCCTCCGATACAAACAAAAATTGCAAAAAACGCTATCGAAAATACTAACACTCAATTTCATATTGGTGAACTATACAAAGATATTGAGGGAGAAAAAAAATACAATAGGTTTTTAAGAAATAAAGATTTATCAAAAATTGGGGTTATCAAAGGAAAATTTTATGTATTCAACCAAAGTTCAGTTTTATTAAAAATGAATTTTGGTGGACAGATTAATGCTGTTAAACAATTTATTAAAGACAATTCAGGTGTAAAAATTTTTAGAGATAATATTCGTGTCTATAATTACGGAGAACAATATGATGATTGGTTAGGACTAGACTTGGATAAAATCCAAAGAACAGGTGATCACTTTGGAAAAAAAGTTACTGTTGGTGCCATTGAGCTTAATTTAAAATCAAGCAATGATGGTCTTATTGAAAAAACTAATCGTGAAGGATTTATTGACAATACTCAATTTAATAAATTTCAATTATTGATAAAAGAAGTATTTAATGTTTTTGAAAGAGAAGCTTCAATCGACAAAGATTCAATCGAGGCTTATTTAGAACAAACACGTCCTATAAAAAAGGTAGGTTTTGGTGAAACTATAAAAGAATTAGAAGACAAGATCAAAGATAAGAATTTAGAAAAAGAATTAAAACCTCTCCTCATTCGAGTTGACAAAGATTATACAGAAATGAGAGATATTATGGTTAACTCAGGTATGACAGGTCTAAATCTAGGAGTTGCTTTTCATGAGGTTGACAGGGAAATCAGATTTATAAATGCCGATTTAAATTCCAAAAACGTAGATATTGAAGAAGTTAAAGATAAAGTTAGAAATCTAATCCAAATACTTGAAAGTCTCTCCCCTATTTTAAGACAGAATAAAAGCACTTTATCATCTGCGAAAAAAGTAATAGAAATTGCAAAAAAAAGAAATAATAACAGATTTAGCTTTCATAACATAATCTTTTCATCACCTGTATTAACAGATGAGAATGATGATTTTAAATTCAAAGTTCCAACAAACTTATTAATTTCTGCTATCTCCAATTTAATAGATAATGCTATTTACTGGACAAGAACTCAATTTGACTTGTGTCAAAATTCTGATGAGCAATATAAACCAGCAATTTATATAGGAACAGACTTGCATACATTTGAAGGACCCTGTATAATTATTGCAGACAATGGTCTTGGCTTTACCTCCGAGCCAGAATACCTTACACAGCCTTTTAAAACAAAAAAAGAGGGTGGCATGGGACTAGGCTTATATTTTGCTGATTTGGTCATGAATATGATTGGAGGTAAATTACTTTTTCCCGATAATTCAGATTTAGATATTCCCCAAATATATAATGGAGCTTGTATAGCTCTAGTTTTCCCTAAATAA
- a CDS encoding IS3 family transposase (programmed frameshift) → MKKSKYSELQVFGILKEQEQGKSVIEICRNHGITQGTFYRWKSKYSGMESSDIQKMRELESENSKLKKLYAERCLEIEALKDVLSKKLVKPSGLREIVNFIRHTYNLSERKSCLAIGISRRSYRYKSKKNDDELIFVLTQISEEHPGYGFWKLYHKIRNLGYGWNHKRVHRVYVALKMSIRRRIRKRLPSRIKENIQIPLRSDECWSMDFMSDSLYDGRRFRILNIADDYNRELLSMEVDTSITSARVVRVLDQLKQQGRKPQRIRVDNGPEFISKTLQLWAQENKVHIQYIQPGKPTQNSLIERLNKSCRDELLNMYVFKNLQDAEEKANQWWIEYNYNRPHEALGNISPKEYKYKMKQSII, encoded by the exons ATGAAAAAGAGTAAATATTCGGAACTCCAGGTTTTTGGAATCTTAAAAGAACAGGAACAGGGAAAGAGTGTTATTGAAATTTGTCGCAATCATGGCATTACGCAAGGAACTTTCTATCGTTGGAAGAGCAAATATTCGGGTATGGAAAGTTCAGATATTCAAAAGATGCGAGAATTAGAATCTGAAAACTCAAAACTTAAGAAACTTTATGCAGAACGCTGTTTAGAGATTGAAGCCTTAAAGGATGTTTTGTCAAAAAAGT TGGTAAAGCCTTCTGGTTTACGTGAAATTGTCAACTTTATCCGTCATACCTACAATTTAAGTGAAAGGAAAAGTTGTTTAGCAATTGGTATCAGCAGGCGTAGTTATCGTTATAAGAGCAAGAAAAATGATGATGAATTAATCTTCGTCTTAACGCAAATCTCGGAAGAACATCCTGGTTACGGATTTTGGAAGCTCTATCATAAGATTCGGAATTTAGGCTATGGCTGGAATCATAAACGAGTTCACAGGGTTTATGTAGCCTTAAAAATGAGTATCCGCAGAAGGATAAGAAAAAGGTTACCCAGCCGTATTAAAGAGAATATCCAGATTCCTTTGAGGTCTGATGAATGCTGGAGTATGGATTTTATGAGCGATAGTTTATATGATGGGAGAAGGTTCAGGATATTAAATATTGCTGATGACTATAATCGGGAATTACTTTCTATGGAAGTTGATACCAGTATTACTTCTGCAAGAGTTGTAAGGGTTTTGGATCAGTTAAAACAGCAGGGGCGGAAACCACAACGAATACGGGTAGATAATGGCCCTGAATTTATCTCCAAAACTCTTCAGTTGTGGGCGCAGGAAAATAAGGTGCATATTCAATACATACAGCCAGGAAAGCCAACACAGAACAGCCTTATTGAAAGGCTGAATAAAAGCTGTAGAGATGAACTTCTTAATATGTATGTTTTTAAGAACTTGCAGGATGCAGAAGAAAAAGCAAATCAATGGTGGATAGAATATAATTACAACAGACCACATGAAGCACTAGGAAATATAAGCCCTAAAGAGTATAAGTATAAAATGAAACAATCTATCATTTAG